In Gammaproteobacteria bacterium (ex Lamellibrachia satsuma), a single genomic region encodes these proteins:
- the cheD gene encoding chemoreceptor glutamine deamidase CheD, with protein sequence MMHKELTSSLPGFETINRYWDRNHKMPAAKILPGEYYVTTNDEIITTVLGSCVSACIWDTVFGIGGMNHFMLPLSDSGSWGGSDLVSTSTRYGNYAMEHMINDILRHGGHRPNLSVKIFGDGKIISGMSDVGEKNIQFIREYIEQEQLRLLGEDVGDIYPRKVVFYPASGRVRIKKLKHMHNDTVVKREVAYQHDIEEAPVVGEVELF encoded by the coding sequence ATGATGCATAAGGAACTGACCAGTTCTCTACCGGGGTTTGAGACGATCAACCGGTATTGGGATCGAAATCATAAGATGCCGGCGGCCAAGATTCTGCCGGGAGAATATTATGTGACGACCAATGACGAGATCATAACCACAGTACTGGGTTCCTGTGTGTCGGCGTGTATTTGGGACACTGTTTTCGGTATCGGTGGTATGAACCATTTCATGCTGCCTCTGAGTGACAGCGGTTCCTGGGGGGGGAGTGATCTTGTGAGCACCTCCACCCGGTACGGGAACTACGCCATGGAGCATATGATCAACGATATTTTGCGTCACGGTGGGCATCGTCCCAATCTGTCTGTGAAGATCTTTGGGGATGGCAAGATTATCAGTGGAATGTCGGATGTTGGAGAAAAAAACATTCAGTTCATCCGCGAATATATTGAGCAGGAACAGTTAAGGCTTTTAGGTGAGGATGTCGGTGATATCTACCCCAGAAAGGTTGTTTTCTATCCCGCCAGTGGCAGGGTGAGAATAAAGAAACTCAAACATATGCACAACGATACAGTAGTCAAGCGCGAGGTTGCCTATCAGCACGATATTGAAGAAGCGCCAGTGGTGGGTGAGGTGGAGCTTTTCTGA